The proteins below are encoded in one region of Deltaproteobacteria bacterium:
- the xseA gene encoding exodeoxyribonuclease VII large subunit has protein sequence MPQIETTRFGPRRVLSVAELVGGVRELVEELGPVWVVGEISNLRRAGSGHAYFTLKDDDAQLRAVLFRGNAVRVPFDPEEGLEVIAGGELTVYGARGDLQLIVRQLEPRGRGALQLAFEQLRARLEAEGLFAEDLKRELPRFPRRIGIVTSASGAALHDVIFVTGRRFPATPLLLAPTRVQGEGAEGELAHALAQLARVPDVDVILLVRGGGSLEDLMPFNTERIARAIRACPVPVIAGVGHEVDVTIADLAADARAATPSAAAELALPDRDAVESELHALQRALTRAALERTRDARRTLAGLARTLRAHAPTARLVARRVRLAALTRALVQRGGALARERRAQL, from the coding sequence ATGCCGCAGATTGAGACGACTCGCTTCGGACCGCGCCGTGTGCTGAGCGTCGCGGAGCTGGTCGGCGGTGTGCGCGAGCTGGTAGAAGAGCTCGGGCCGGTGTGGGTGGTGGGAGAGATCAGCAACCTGCGCCGCGCGGGCTCGGGGCACGCGTACTTCACGCTGAAGGACGACGACGCGCAGCTCCGTGCGGTGCTGTTTCGCGGCAATGCGGTGCGGGTCCCGTTCGATCCTGAAGAGGGGCTCGAGGTGATCGCGGGCGGCGAGCTCACGGTCTACGGCGCGCGCGGCGACCTTCAGCTGATCGTGCGCCAGCTCGAGCCGCGCGGGCGCGGCGCGCTGCAGCTCGCGTTCGAGCAGCTGCGCGCGCGGCTCGAGGCGGAGGGCCTGTTCGCGGAAGATCTCAAGCGCGAGCTGCCGCGCTTTCCGCGCCGCATCGGCATCGTCACGTCCGCGAGCGGCGCTGCGCTCCACGACGTGATCTTCGTGACGGGCCGGCGCTTTCCCGCGACGCCGTTGTTATTGGCGCCCACGCGCGTGCAGGGCGAAGGCGCCGAGGGGGAGCTCGCGCACGCGCTCGCGCAGCTCGCGCGCGTGCCCGACGTCGACGTGATCCTGCTCGTGCGCGGCGGCGGCTCGCTCGAGGATCTGATGCCGTTCAACACCGAGCGCATCGCGCGCGCGATTCGCGCGTGCCCGGTGCCGGTGATCGCGGGCGTCGGGCACGAGGTGGACGTGACGATCGCGGACCTCGCGGCCGACGCGCGCGCGGCGACGCCCTCCGCCGCGGCGGAGCTCGCGCTGCCCGATCGCGACGCGGTGGAGAGCGAGCTGCACGCGCTGCAGCGCGCCCTCACGCGCGCTGCGCTCGAGCGGACGCGCGATGCGCGGCGAACGCTCGCCGGCCTCGCGCGCACGCTGCGCGCGCACGCGCCGACCGCGCGCCTCGTCGCGCGCCGCGTGCGCCTCGCTGCGCTGACGCGCGCGCTCGTGCAGCGCGGCGGCGCGCTCGCGCGGGAGCGCCGCGCGCAGCTCG
- a CDS encoding peptidoglycan DD-metalloendopeptidase family protein, whose product MRALVAALVLAASAALAQDADLAELKRAIDERRERVAAYEREEQGLFAAIDAVDAAARALKKEVTRAEKAARDAAVKHVTLERKRSALEAEVARTEQLLRTRAVSLYKAGEAGSLALVFAPGTLRDRLTRIRTLQRMFDHDGALLARARAERAELEAARVAAAEATRLRDAARAALRQRRGELEAERLAKRELLARVRRDQARERALLNELEAAARALEGKLAEIDATPAATVAPPEAPTFRAQRGHLDPPVAGKLLRRFGKVIDAEYRTETFQKGVDFAVEVGEPVYAVSAGEVRFADWFAGYGRMVILDHGDGFFTVTGHLDTIDIELGQRVAAGDRLGAAGETGSLSGPRLYFEIRNGADAVDPEEWLALAPNL is encoded by the coding sequence ATGCGCGCGCTCGTCGCAGCGCTCGTGCTTGCCGCCAGCGCGGCGCTCGCGCAGGACGCGGACCTCGCAGAGCTGAAGCGCGCGATCGACGAGCGGCGCGAACGCGTCGCGGCGTACGAGCGCGAAGAGCAGGGCCTGTTCGCTGCAATCGATGCGGTGGACGCAGCGGCGCGCGCGCTGAAGAAAGAGGTGACGCGCGCGGAGAAGGCGGCGCGCGACGCGGCGGTCAAGCACGTCACGCTGGAGCGCAAGCGCAGCGCGCTCGAAGCCGAGGTGGCGCGCACCGAGCAGTTGTTACGGACGCGCGCGGTCTCGCTCTACAAGGCAGGCGAGGCCGGCTCGCTCGCGCTGGTGTTCGCGCCCGGCACGCTGCGCGATCGGCTGACGCGCATCCGCACGCTGCAGCGCATGTTCGACCACGACGGCGCCCTGCTTGCGCGGGCGCGCGCCGAGCGCGCCGAGCTCGAGGCGGCGCGCGTCGCAGCCGCCGAGGCGACGCGCCTGCGCGATGCCGCGCGCGCCGCGCTGCGCCAGCGCCGCGGCGAGCTCGAGGCCGAGCGCCTCGCGAAGCGCGAGCTGCTCGCGCGCGTGCGCCGCGACCAGGCGCGCGAGCGCGCCCTGCTGAACGAGCTCGAAGCCGCGGCGCGCGCGCTCGAGGGCAAGCTCGCCGAGATCGATGCGACGCCCGCGGCAACCGTGGCGCCGCCCGAGGCCCCGACGTTCCGCGCGCAGCGCGGGCACCTCGATCCGCCCGTCGCCGGCAAGCTGCTGCGGCGCTTCGGCAAGGTGATCGACGCGGAGTACCGCACCGAGACGTTCCAGAAGGGCGTCGACTTCGCGGTCGAAGTCGGCGAGCCCGTCTACGCCGTCAGCGCGGGCGAAGTCCGCTTCGCCGACTGGTTCGCCGGCTACGGGCGCATGGTGATCCTCGACCACGGCGACGGCTTCTTCACCGTGACCGGCCATCTCGACACGATCGACATCGAGCTCGGCCAGCGCGTCGCCGCGGGCGACCGCCTCGGCGCCGCCGGCGAGACCGGCTCGCTCTCGGGCCCGCGCCTCTACTTCGAGATTCGCAACGGCGCCGACGCGGTCGACCCCGAGGAGTGGCTCGCCCTCGCGCCCAACCTCTGA
- a CDS encoding ABC transporter permease gives MSVFAQLRSALANTLAGLRGSPLTSTIAAATIGVCLVLAGAFAVLVANMEAILERFGEELHVVAYLAPDLPPHQVDALMERALAQPGVDSVTHVSAEEAAERFRRTQPERAVLLDGLEANPLPASIELQLAPAQRSSEAVRAVSEMLAGLDGVTEIGSGNEWIEGYAQAVALIRGVGLAIGAVLALATLLIVANTIRLSIYARRDEIDILRLVGASRSYVAAPFLLEGLLEGIVGGLLGLASLWAGWSGLAPLLGGGLTLLIGDNEPRFLSAAASAWIVGAGALLGVLGSAAALLQTRQGR, from the coding sequence ATGAGTGTCTTCGCGCAGCTGCGCTCGGCGCTGGCGAACACGCTCGCGGGCCTGCGCGGCAGCCCGCTCACGAGCACGATCGCGGCGGCCACGATCGGGGTGTGCTTGGTATTGGCGGGAGCGTTCGCGGTGCTGGTCGCGAACATGGAGGCGATCCTCGAGCGCTTCGGCGAGGAGCTGCACGTCGTCGCGTACCTCGCGCCCGACCTCCCGCCGCATCAGGTCGATGCGCTGATGGAGCGCGCGCTCGCGCAGCCGGGCGTCGACTCGGTCACGCACGTGAGCGCCGAAGAGGCCGCAGAGCGCTTCCGGCGCACGCAGCCCGAGCGCGCAGTGCTGCTCGACGGCCTCGAAGCGAATCCGCTGCCGGCGTCGATCGAGCTGCAGCTGGCGCCTGCACAGCGCAGCTCCGAGGCCGTGCGCGCCGTGTCCGAGATGCTCGCGGGCCTCGACGGCGTCACGGAGATCGGCAGCGGCAACGAGTGGATCGAGGGCTACGCGCAAGCCGTCGCGCTGATCCGCGGCGTCGGCCTCGCGATCGGCGCGGTGCTCGCGCTCGCGACGCTGCTGATCGTCGCGAACACGATCCGGCTCTCGATCTACGCGCGCCGTGACGAGATCGACATCCTCCGCCTGGTCGGCGCGAGCCGCAGCTACGTGGCGGCGCCGTTCCTCCTCGAGGGCCTGCTCGAGGGCATCGTGGGCGGACTGCTCGGGCTCGCGTCGTTGTGGGCCGGCTGGAGCGGTCTCGCGCCGCTGCTGGGCGGCGGCCTCACGCTGCTGATCGGCGACAACGAGCCGCGCTTTCTCAGCGCGGCGGCGTCGGCGTGGATCGTCGGCGCCGGCGCGCTGCTCGGCGTGCTCGGCTCTGCGGCTGCGCTGCTGCAGACGCGCCAGGGCCGCTGA
- the ftsE gene encoding cell division ATP-binding protein FtsE has translation MSAEAWSGEAELSALGGGLVRLFHVSKNYLAGTPALRDVTLELAKGEFVFLTGPSGAGKSTLMRLMFGADLPSEGQILVLGRNVARLGPAGLPALRRRIGVVFQDFKLLTRRTVEDNVGVALDVIGVPPRDRKARVFAMLKRVGLQHRREHYPLMLSGGEQQRLALARALVTEPELLLADEPTGNLDPELTVEIMDLIADAAARGTAVLVATHDHGLVQRYGKRVVRLEGGAIVHDGRPTR, from the coding sequence ATGAGCGCTGAGGCGTGGAGCGGAGAAGCTGAGCTGTCCGCGCTCGGCGGCGGCCTCGTGCGGTTGTTCCACGTCTCGAAGAACTACCTCGCCGGCACGCCCGCGCTGCGCGACGTCACGCTCGAGCTCGCGAAGGGCGAGTTCGTGTTCCTCACCGGGCCGAGCGGCGCGGGCAAGTCCACGCTGATGCGCCTCATGTTCGGCGCGGATCTCCCGAGCGAGGGCCAGATTCTCGTGCTCGGGCGCAACGTCGCGCGGCTCGGGCCGGCGGGGCTCCCGGCACTGCGCCGGCGCATCGGCGTCGTCTTCCAAGACTTCAAGCTGCTGACGCGCCGCACGGTCGAGGACAACGTGGGCGTCGCACTGGACGTGATCGGCGTGCCGCCGCGCGATCGCAAGGCGCGTGTCTTCGCGATGCTGAAGCGCGTGGGCCTGCAGCACCGCCGCGAGCACTATCCGCTGATGCTGTCGGGCGGCGAGCAGCAGCGCCTCGCCCTCGCACGCGCCCTCGTGACCGAGCCCGAGCTGCTGCTCGCGGACGAGCCCACGGGAAACCTCGATCCGGAGCTCACCGTCGAGATCATGGATCTGATCGCGGACGCCGCGGCGCGCGGCACCGCGGTCCTCGTCGCGACGCACGATCACGGGCTCGTTCAGCGCTATGGCAAGCGCGTCGTGCGCCTCGAAGGCGGCGCGATCGTCCACGACGGCCGCCCCACGCGATGA
- a CDS encoding 2-phospho-L-lactate transferase: MRVVALAGGVGAARFLRGLVRALDPAQLTIVVNTGDDREFYGVHVSPDLDIVTYTLAGRVDAERGYGLSGDTFSVIEALAAYGHSTWFRLGDRDLATCLHRTQRLRAGAGLAVVTDEVRRAHGLACRILPMSDEACPTFVRLSNGARVHFEEYLVRDGAPDDVESVDLSAAHAARAAPGVLDAIASADAVLVCPSNPIVSIGPILALPGVREAIVRSGAPVVAISPIIGGMPVKGPADRLLRGTGAEVSARGVAQLYASWCHGFVLDQRDAEQVRDIEALGLAARAVDTLMRDVAISEALARVCLALAEEVRPRAAARARNA; the protein is encoded by the coding sequence GTGCGCGTCGTCGCGCTCGCCGGCGGCGTGGGCGCGGCGCGCTTTCTGCGAGGCCTCGTGCGCGCGCTCGATCCCGCGCAGCTGACGATCGTGGTGAACACCGGCGACGACCGCGAGTTCTACGGCGTGCACGTCTCGCCCGACCTCGACATCGTGACCTACACGCTCGCGGGCCGCGTCGATGCCGAGCGCGGCTACGGCCTCAGCGGCGACACGTTCAGCGTGATCGAGGCGCTCGCCGCGTACGGGCATTCGACCTGGTTCCGCCTCGGCGACCGCGACCTCGCGACGTGCCTGCACCGAACGCAGCGGCTGCGCGCGGGCGCCGGCCTCGCGGTCGTTACGGACGAGGTGCGCCGCGCGCACGGGCTCGCCTGCCGCATCCTGCCCATGAGCGACGAGGCGTGCCCGACCTTCGTGCGCCTCTCGAATGGCGCGCGCGTGCACTTCGAGGAGTACCTGGTGCGCGACGGCGCGCCCGACGACGTCGAGAGCGTCGACCTCAGTGCGGCGCATGCGGCGCGAGCCGCTCCGGGCGTACTCGACGCGATCGCGAGCGCCGACGCGGTGCTCGTTTGCCCGAGCAACCCGATCGTCTCGATCGGGCCGATCCTCGCGCTGCCGGGCGTGCGCGAAGCGATCGTGCGCAGCGGCGCGCCGGTCGTCGCGATCTCGCCGATCATCGGCGGGATGCCCGTGAAAGGTCCCGCGGATCGCTTGTTACGGGGCACCGGCGCCGAAGTGTCCGCGCGCGGTGTCGCGCAGCTCTACGCGAGCTGGTGCCACGGCTTCGTGCTCGATCAGCGCGACGCCGAGCAGGTGCGCGACATCGAGGCGCTCGGTCTCGCCGCGCGCGCGGTGGACACGCTGATGCGCGATGTCGCGATCAGCGAGGCGCTGGCGCGCGTGTGCCTCGCCCTCGCGGAGGAAGTGCGCCCGCGCGCAGCGGCGCGAGCGCGAAACGCGTGA
- the cofC gene encoding 2-phospho-L-lactate guanylyltransferase — protein sequence MTLALVPVKRLGAAKSRLRGELGAQADELTLAMLADVLDALVASPQLERVCVVTPDAAVAQVARAAGANARVAEDAGLNEGIAAACEELAREDEAVLVVLGDVAGATPRDFAALFDALAQLGRRGVVLAPSRDGGTAALLRAPHSVMRTRFGAQSAAAHRAIASAAGAAFREVARPALAIDLDRPEDLAALLASDSAAAPRTRALLARLGYAAAPPGKAGSDPE from the coding sequence GTGACCCTCGCGCTCGTGCCGGTGAAGCGGCTCGGCGCCGCGAAGTCGCGGCTGCGCGGCGAGCTCGGCGCGCAGGCGGACGAGCTCACGCTCGCGATGCTCGCCGACGTGCTCGATGCGCTCGTCGCTTCCCCGCAGCTCGAGCGCGTGTGCGTGGTGACGCCCGACGCGGCCGTCGCCCAGGTGGCGCGCGCGGCCGGCGCGAACGCGCGCGTGGCCGAGGACGCGGGGCTGAACGAGGGCATCGCGGCGGCGTGCGAAGAGCTTGCGCGCGAGGACGAAGCGGTGCTCGTGGTATTGGGGGATGTCGCGGGCGCGACGCCGCGCGACTTCGCGGCGCTCTTCGATGCCCTCGCGCAGCTCGGCCGGCGCGGCGTCGTGCTCGCGCCCTCGCGCGACGGCGGCACCGCGGCGCTGCTGCGCGCGCCGCACTCCGTGATGCGCACGCGCTTCGGAGCGCAGAGCGCCGCCGCGCACCGTGCGATCGCGAGCGCTGCGGGCGCCGCGTTCCGTGAAGTCGCACGACCCGCGCTCGCGATCGACCTCGATCGCCCGGAGGATCTCGCCGCGCTGCTCGCGAGCGACAGCGCCGCAGCGCCGCGCACGCGGGCGCTGCTCGCGCGCCTCGGCTACGCAGCCGCGCCGCCCGGGAAGGCCGGGTCAGACCCTGAGTAG
- the cofE gene encoding coenzyme F420-0:L-glutamate ligase: MSDAITLTPLRGLPEIRPGDDLAALVHESARKSGVALSNGVLCVCQKIVSKAEGALVDLRTLEPRPEAIAIAAEDEKDPRHIELILRESVRTVRRAKYVLITETIHGFVCANAGVDLSNAPDDFTAVILPRDPDASARRLRAGLAALGCGPLAVVVTDTFGRPWREGLVDVALGVSGIAPLDDLRGSTDRRGRELQVTIPATADALAAAAGLLMKKADGVPAVWISGVELRGDGSARQLVRDSKLDLFR; encoded by the coding sequence ATGAGCGACGCGATCACCCTCACGCCTCTGCGCGGCCTGCCCGAGATCCGGCCCGGCGACGATCTCGCCGCGCTCGTGCACGAGAGCGCGCGGAAGAGCGGCGTCGCTCTTTCGAACGGTGTGCTGTGCGTGTGCCAGAAGATCGTGTCGAAGGCGGAGGGCGCGTTGGTCGACCTGCGCACGCTCGAGCCGCGGCCCGAGGCGATCGCGATCGCCGCGGAGGACGAGAAGGACCCGCGCCACATCGAGCTGATCCTGCGCGAGAGCGTGCGCACGGTGCGGCGCGCGAAGTACGTGCTGATCACCGAGACGATTCACGGCTTCGTGTGCGCGAACGCGGGGGTCGACCTCTCGAACGCGCCCGACGACTTCACCGCGGTGATCCTGCCGCGCGACCCCGACGCCTCCGCGCGCCGCCTCCGCGCGGGCCTCGCCGCGCTCGGCTGCGGGCCGCTCGCGGTGGTTGTTACGGACACCTTCGGCCGCCCGTGGCGCGAAGGGCTCGTCGACGTTGCGCTCGGCGTCTCCGGCATCGCGCCGCTCGACGACCTGCGCGGCAGCACCGATCGCCGCGGCCGCGAGCTGCAGGTGACGATCCCCGCAACCGCGGACGCGCTCGCGGCGGCCGCGGGCCTGTTGATGAAGAAAGCCGACGGCGTGCCCGCGGTGTGGATCAGCGGCGTGGAGCTACGCGGCGACGGGAGCGCGCGGCAACTGGTGCGCGACTCGAAGCTGGATCTGTTTCGTTAG
- a CDS encoding LLM class flavin-dependent oxidoreductase, with amino-acid sequence MRFGAFIAPFHPDDESPTEQIHRDLALVQHMDALGYDEAWIGEHHSGSYEIIGSPEILIAHAAAITQRIRLGTGVTSLSYHHPLLVADRMLQLDHQTRGRVMLGMGPGQLPSDAFMLGVDVATQRRRMNEAIEVICALFRGETVTRKSDWFELNEGRLQLPNFSYPHLELAVASAISPSGARAAGQNGIGLLSVAASTTEGFEQLPKHWDVCEEKAREHGKSVSRNNWRLVAPMHIAETRAQAEADMAHGTLRLLRYTTKLGGIEPEYARSHDAALDSWVNKGIATFGKLTLGTPDDAIAAIEAVREHSGGFGCFLLLAHNCANWEATRRSYELIARHVMPAVNRANAPRHASIDWASANAPRFIGAMVGAIGTAIAQHEQERSERGGKGTAWGAGAGSFIPDGKN; translated from the coding sequence CTGCGCTTCGGCGCGTTCATCGCGCCCTTCCATCCCGACGACGAGAGCCCGACCGAGCAGATCCATCGCGATCTCGCGCTCGTCCAGCACATGGACGCGCTCGGCTACGACGAGGCGTGGATCGGCGAGCACCACTCGGGCTCGTACGAAATCATCGGCTCGCCGGAGATCCTCATCGCGCACGCTGCGGCGATCACGCAGCGTATCCGCCTCGGCACGGGCGTGACTTCGCTCTCGTACCACCACCCGCTGCTCGTCGCCGACCGCATGCTGCAGCTCGATCACCAGACGCGCGGGCGCGTGATGCTGGGGATGGGGCCCGGGCAGCTGCCGAGCGACGCGTTCATGCTCGGCGTCGACGTCGCGACGCAGCGGCGGCGCATGAACGAAGCGATCGAGGTGATCTGCGCGCTCTTCCGCGGCGAGACGGTGACGCGCAAGAGCGACTGGTTCGAGCTGAACGAGGGCAGGCTCCAGCTGCCGAACTTCTCGTACCCGCACCTCGAGCTCGCCGTCGCGAGCGCGATCTCGCCGAGCGGCGCGCGCGCGGCGGGGCAGAACGGGATCGGCCTGCTGTCGGTCGCGGCCAGCACGACCGAGGGCTTCGAGCAGCTGCCGAAGCACTGGGACGTGTGCGAGGAGAAGGCACGCGAGCACGGCAAGAGCGTTTCCCGTAACAACTGGCGCCTGGTCGCCCCGATGCACATCGCCGAGACGCGCGCGCAGGCCGAGGCCGACATGGCGCACGGGACGCTGCGGCTGCTGCGGTACACGACCAAGCTCGGCGGCATCGAGCCCGAGTACGCGCGCTCGCACGACGCCGCGCTCGATTCGTGGGTGAACAAAGGCATCGCCACGTTCGGGAAGCTCACGCTCGGTACGCCCGACGACGCCATCGCCGCGATCGAAGCGGTGCGCGAGCACAGCGGAGGCTTCGGCTGCTTCTTGTTACTGGCGCACAACTGCGCGAACTGGGAAGCCACGAGGCGCAGCTACGAGCTGATCGCGCGCCACGTGATGCCCGCGGTGAATCGCGCCAACGCTCCGCGTCACGCGAGCATCGACTGGGCGAGCGCGAACGCACCTCGCTTCATCGGCGCGATGGTCGGCGCGATCGGGACCGCGATCGCGCAGCACGAGCAGGAGCGCAGCGAGCGCGGCGGCAAGGGCACCGCGTGGGGAGCGGGCGCGGGCAGCTTCATTCCCGATGGGAAGAACTAG
- a CDS encoding nitroreductase family deazaflavin-dependent oxidoreductase, with protein MAEYIPPTLEWVRKQVELYEGSGGTKGTTLLDTGMPCIIVTHRGNKTGGIRKIPLMRVKVGAGYVLVGSMGGQPKNPVWVYNLRADPNVEIRDATVVTKMRAREVTDEAERSRLWTASVAAYPPYAEYQARTTRKIPVFLAEPS; from the coding sequence ATGGCCGAGTACATCCCGCCCACGCTCGAGTGGGTTCGCAAGCAGGTCGAGCTCTACGAGGGCAGCGGCGGCACGAAGGGCACGACGCTGCTCGATACGGGCATGCCCTGCATCATCGTGACGCACCGCGGGAACAAGACAGGGGGCATCCGCAAGATCCCGCTGATGCGCGTGAAGGTGGGTGCGGGTTACGTGCTGGTCGGCTCGATGGGCGGGCAACCGAAGAATCCGGTGTGGGTCTACAACCTGCGGGCGGACCCGAACGTCGAGATCCGCGACGCCACGGTCGTGACGAAGATGCGCGCGCGCGAAGTCACCGACGAGGCGGAGCGCTCGCGGTTGTGGACCGCGAGCGTCGCGGCGTATCCGCCGTACGCGGAGTATCAGGCGCGCACCACGCGCAAGATTCCCGTGTTCCTCGCGGAGCCGAGCTAG
- a CDS encoding YihA family ribosome biogenesis GTP-binding protein has product MQILRAEFVTSAASRAGFPGEGLPEVAFVGRSNVGKSSLLNKLAQRRALARTSATPGKTRLVNFFRIERRERAPVLFVDLPGYGWARVARKERAEWQKLIEGYLDGRGPLRAVLLLLDARRDPGDDERDFLPWLAERAIPVRLVVTKIDKLNASERDMRLRAITKELGIPREAFVLTSAHTGLGVDALWSEIDALVARGEGAP; this is encoded by the coding sequence ATGCAGATCCTGCGCGCCGAGTTCGTCACGTCCGCCGCGAGCCGCGCGGGCTTTCCTGGCGAGGGGCTGCCCGAGGTCGCGTTCGTGGGGCGCTCGAACGTGGGTAAGTCGTCGCTGCTGAACAAGCTCGCGCAGCGGCGCGCGCTCGCGCGCACGAGCGCGACGCCCGGGAAGACTCGCCTCGTGAACTTCTTCCGCATCGAGCGCCGCGAGCGCGCGCCGGTGCTCTTCGTCGACCTACCCGGGTACGGCTGGGCGCGCGTCGCACGCAAAGAGCGCGCCGAGTGGCAGAAGCTGATCGAGGGCTATCTCGACGGCCGCGGGCCGCTCCGCGCGGTGCTGTTGTTGCTGGACGCGCGCCGCGATCCGGGCGACGACGAGCGCGACTTTCTGCCGTGGCTCGCGGAGCGCGCGATCCCCGTGCGGCTCGTCGTCACGAAGATCGACAAGCTGAACGCTTCGGAGCGCGACATGCGCCTGCGCGCGATCACGAAGGAGCTCGGCATCCCGCGCGAGGCGTTCGTGCTGACCAGCGCGCACACGGGGCTGGGCGTGGACGCGCTCTGGAGCGAGATCGATGCGCTGGTGGCGCGCGGCGAGGGCGCCCCGTGA
- a CDS encoding molybdopterin-dependent oxidoreductase, with protein MAVPVHIVAGFLGTGKTTAIRHQLSSRTHEKVAVIVNDFGDAGLDEAVLAGEQSFAIRNIPGGCVCCTAPEGFVDALGAVLAEQPDRLIIEPTGLARPQDIVDTIRRSPHKDALALGPLVVLVDPARLGAKSHDEAELIALQAGIADVLVANRTDLASPDALAKFDALADSLWPRPLSVHKTTRGKLPTEAFEWPANEGARLPRAGKHAHDHDHAHSHASTSAHTVRSFRWSPDTVFSRERISRAALRASEGLAGAKLARWKGIFRTDEGVVLLEVAGGQMHEERSPFRRDSRLDVILEGGGEDAFARIGSWLAGAVLSDSDLAARATRVELVFPNGRTRFVTRDELLGLPGGVDDVAALVPKRSGAAARVSALLAAHKAPEEGSAVVCAADGFASEPVPLAALREGLLVHSVNGEPLDAKQGGPYRLLIPEGVPGAPSACANVKGVVRIVLK; from the coding sequence ATGGCGGTTCCGGTTCACATCGTCGCGGGGTTCTTGGGCACGGGGAAGACGACCGCGATTCGCCACCAGCTCTCGTCGCGCACGCACGAGAAGGTCGCCGTCATCGTCAACGACTTCGGCGATGCGGGGCTCGACGAAGCGGTGCTCGCGGGCGAGCAGTCGTTCGCGATCCGCAACATCCCCGGCGGCTGCGTGTGCTGCACCGCGCCCGAGGGTTTCGTCGACGCGCTCGGCGCCGTGCTCGCCGAGCAGCCCGATCGCCTGATCATCGAGCCCACCGGCCTGGCGCGACCGCAGGACATCGTCGACACGATCCGCCGCTCGCCGCACAAGGACGCGCTCGCGCTCGGCCCGCTCGTCGTGCTCGTCGATCCTGCGAGGCTCGGCGCGAAGTCGCACGACGAGGCCGAGCTGATCGCGCTGCAGGCGGGCATCGCGGACGTGCTCGTCGCGAATCGCACGGACCTCGCGAGCCCCGACGCGCTCGCGAAGTTCGACGCGCTGGCCGACTCGCTCTGGCCGCGCCCGCTCTCGGTGCACAAGACCACGCGCGGCAAGCTCCCGACCGAGGCGTTCGAGTGGCCCGCGAACGAAGGCGCGCGCCTGCCGCGCGCGGGCAAGCACGCGCACGATCACGACCACGCGCACTCGCACGCGTCCACTTCCGCGCACACGGTGCGCTCGTTCCGCTGGTCGCCCGACACGGTGTTCTCGCGCGAGCGCATCTCGCGCGCGGCGCTGCGCGCGAGCGAAGGGCTCGCCGGTGCGAAGCTCGCGCGCTGGAAGGGCATCTTCCGAACCGACGAAGGCGTGGTGTTGCTAGAGGTCGCGGGCGGACAGATGCACGAGGAGCGCAGCCCCTTCCGCCGCGACTCGCGCCTCGACGTCATCCTCGAAGGCGGCGGCGAGGACGCGTTCGCGCGCATCGGGAGCTGGCTCGCGGGCGCCGTGCTCAGCGACAGCGACCTCGCGGCGCGCGCGACGCGCGTCGAGCTGGTGTTCCCGAACGGGCGCACGCGCTTCGTCACGCGCGACGAGCTGTTGGGGCTGCCCGGCGGCGTCGACGACGTCGCCGCGCTCGTGCCGAAGCGCAGCGGCGCGGCGGCTCGCGTGTCGGCGCTGCTCGCGGCGCACAAGGCGCCCGAGGAAGGCAGCGCCGTGGTGTGCGCAGCCGACGGCTTCGCGAGCGAGCCGGTGCCCCTCGCCGCGCTGCGCGAGGGCCTGCTCGTGCACAGCGTGAACGGCGAGCCGCTCGATGCGAAGCAAGGCGGCCCCTACCGGCTGCTGATTCCCGAAGGCGTGCCCGGTGCGCCGAGCGCGTGCGCGAACGTGAAGGGCGTCGTGCGGATCGTGCTGAAGTGA